CTGCTGCGTTCTTGATAATCCTTGTTTCGGACTTTGCTGCGAGAACTTCGTATGGGCTGCCTGGTATAGGTGGCTTACCACGAACCGTCATCATAACACCATTTACAATTGTGTCAACTTCTTTCTCAAGTGCATAGCTCATGTGAACTGCAGAGAACACCTCTTCTGAGATAGGTGAGCCGGTTGGACCGCCCTGTACTATAGGCTTTCTCTTGTCGCCTACTTCTCTCTTCTTCATCTGTACTGCATCTCTGCCTGTACCGAGCTGGAATGCTGGCATTGGGTTGTTGATTGCGTCCCAGAGTTCGTCTTCTGTGTATTTGACGATCCTCTTTGTGTCTGTGCAGAAGATACCACACTCAAGGAGCATGTCGAAACCTGCCTTAAAGAGTCTCTCCATCTGGTCCTTGTCGGTTGGAACGAACTCGGTACCAAAGTCAAGGTTGTATTTCTGCTTGAGTTCCATTGCTTTCATTGGAATGGTCATCAGATCCCAGTCATCCTGGGTGCATTTCTCACCGTTCTGTGCACGGTCATAAAAATCAAAGCAATTTACTGATTTTGTGAATGTCATTTTAATTTCTCCTCAAATTATGCGCTCATAAGCTCAAGTGCTACTCTTGCTGCCTCTGCTGCATTTTCGGCTGTGCCGTCTGCACCACACTCAGCGATCCATTCATCTGTGACTGGTGCGCCACCGAACATGATCTTGACTTCGCCCCTGAGGTTCTCTTCTTCAAGTAACCTTACTACGTCTTTCTGGCCGAGCATTGAGGTTGTCATAAGTGCGGAACCTACAAGGATCATCTTCTTGCCCTTGTTCTTTGCAATTGCTTCAACAACATCTTCGTTTGGAATATCTGTTCCAAGGTCCATGATCTCAAATCCATTTGCACCGAGCATTGTTGTAACAAGACGGTGGCCGATATCGTGAATATCTCCTTCCTGTACGAATGTTACAGCCATTCCGACGCCTTCACCGGTCTTCTCTTCTGCGAGAACTGGCTCAAGGATCTCCATTGCGGCTTTCATTGCCTTTGCAGACATCATGATCTGTGGAAGGTAGATTGTTGCTGCTTCGAAATTGTCACCTACGATCTTCATACCTGGTGCAAGTGCTTCGTTGATAATGTCGAAGGCAGATATTCCTGCGTCAAGTGCTTCCTGTGTCATTGCTGGACATCCGTTAATGTCCTGGTTTACTATTGCATTTTTAAGTTTGTCAAAAAGTTCCTGATTTCCCATTTTCTTCACCTTTTGTAGTATTCACTTTGAATCAAGTCAATGCCAGATCATCACAGGCATTACTAAATAGAACACTGTCCTGAAACTTATATAACCTAGCCGATAGCGTTTTTTGAAACTGCATTAAAATATCACCTCACCTCCTGAACAGATGGTGCGAATATAATATGGCAAACCCCGGGTTATTTGACACCATCTTTCAAATGTATGTTTTAAGCCGAATTGATGTTGTGATCAAAAAGGACAAAGGCATTAAAAAAGACAAAACTAATATAACAAAAATGAAATAAAGTGAAGACGGAATATCGGAAAATATTGTTGTAGTGGCGTGATCTGTATTCAGGACAATTTATTATGTATGGAACCCTGCCCCTAAAAGATAACATTCTTTTGAAAGGACAATAATTTTTAACTATGGTCCCTATTTACAGTTACCAGATTAAGGGGGATAAAAATTGAACAGAACCAGAATAAATTATATTGTGGACCTCATACTTTTTCTACTTTTCATAATCGTAGCTTTTACAGGGTTTTTCATGTATCTTGTTATACCTGAGGGAATTCCACAGGGAAGGTATCAGGTCTATATGGGACTTACAAAAGCCACATGGACAATAATACACAACAGATCATCCATATTACTGACAGTTTTTGTGGCGGTCCATTTCATACTTCACTGGAAATGGATCACATGCATTAAAAGAAACTTGTTCGGGAAGGGTAAAAAAAGAAAGGATGAATATCTGTGTGAGGAAAAATCTTCTGATCAATTTGATTCCTGATCAAAATAATCATGGGTTGTTGATACAGAATTTATTATCACCTGCGAGTTCTCCTTTACGACGTACTCGCTCAGCCCAACATCGCTCTTCGGATCACCCCAATCGTATGTATATCCCAGTCTGGTCCATGGATACTCCTCATATGTTGTACTGTTAAGGGAATTAAACCATTCGAGATGTTCCTGTGAAACGTTCTCATGGAAATAAAGTTGAGCTTGCGTATCTGTGATCTCAGGGTCAGGAGCTGGTCTGAAAAGATCATCGGGCATCACCCACATTTCCACAAAATAGTTATTTCCATTATCATAGGGAAGACCTATAAGCTGCTCCAGCCTAACCGTTAGCTCATCATCCTGTATATCATTCTGCTGAACAAAGCCTTTCAGCTCAGGAATGACCATTACCCAGGTATCCCCCCACCATGTAGACACATTTACTCCGACAGGATAGCTCTCCGGATACTTTGTCCATGTTACAACAAGGACATATTTTTCACCCGAATCTTCCATCCATTGAAGTTCAGTATTCGACTCGGTTATAGGAACCAGTTCTTTGCAGATCTCATCCTCTTCAGCGATCATTGCATCCTCAATTGCAGACCTGTAGATCTGTTCAAGGTCTGTTACCTCAGGTGAAGATGCAACAGCATCATTATTAAGAAAGAATCCTGTAGATAGTAAAGCAAGCAATACTAATGGTATTGATAATATTAACAACAAATTACTTTTATTCATTTATTGGCCTTCCAATACATGTAATCCATATTCGAGATGTTTTAATATCTATCTGTTTTATTTATGCTCGACATGCCTTATTTAGATTTGAGAGATATTAAATTAGACCCACCTGATATCCGATTTAACATAGTGATGTTACTTTTTATTTAAGTTAATTTTCCAGTTAAAATAAAGTAGAAATTCTCTTAAGTTGTGTTTACACTTTTGATCGGGTCAAACTGATCATGAACCATTATTAATTTGGTCATTAAATGCTTTTGATCAAAAAATTAAAGTCCGGGAATAACAGCATCTTAAAAATGATATTATAGGGATGAGATAAGCTGTTATTCTATCCTTCCAGAAATTTCTTTTTGTTTTTCCTTCAGGTGCTTGTGTATCGCGATTTCAATGTTACTACTTAGATCTCTTTCTGTAAATGGCTTGAGTATGTATCCATAGGGTTCTGTTTGTTTCGCCCTTTCCAGGGTATTCTCATCGGAGTGTGCTGTAAGGTACACTACTGGTATTGAGAAGCGTTTTCGAATTTCATCGGCTGCTTCTATTCCATCCATGTCCCCTTTTAGCATTATGTCCATGAGTACAAGATCAGGAAATGTTCCTTCAACCTTGGTAATTGCATCCTTTCCTGTCGCAGCAACACCAGAAACGCTATAACCAAGGTTCATTAGCCTCTTTTTGATCACCATTGCCACGATGGCCTCATCTTCCACTACGAGTATCCTGGTAGATTTCATATTAACACCTCATCTGTTCTCACGGAAAGTTATCTTAAATTTAGTTCCATTGGTCTTGTCCAGTTCAATTTCACCATCGACCTGGGATGTCAGGTTCGTTACAAGCTGAAGTCCAAGAGATTCTGTATTCTTGAAGTCTATAGATTCCGGGAATGGGGTCCCTGTATTACTAATTATTAGCGTGAAGACATCATTATCTTTTTGGAAATCGATCTCTATGTCTCCTTGTTCACCTTTCCCAAAGGCATGTTGGAGTGCATTTGAGGTCAGTTCATTGATAATGATACCAAGAGGAACAGCTGTATCCATTCCCAGGAAAACATCCTCAACATTCAATATCAGGTTAACATTTTCCTTATCTACATTATATGAATGGAATAAGTGATCTGTCAGGTTCTCAATGTAATCACCAAAATCAAGGCTTACAAGATCCTTTGACTGGTAGAGCTTTTCATGAATCAGTGCAATGGAACGAACACGGTTCTCACTGTCCCTGAAGGAATCGATAACTTCCTGATACTTGAACTTAAGGGATTCAAGATAAAGCATTCCTGAAACTACCTGCAGGTTGTTCTTAATGCGGTGATGGATCTCTTTGGTACGCACTTCTTCCATTGCTTTTAGGCTATCTTCAGCTTCAACGCGTTCGGTAATATCAAGAATTGTACCCTGGAAGTATGTGATATTTCCGCCTTCATCCCGCTGGATGTACGTATCTTCATGTATCCAGCGCACATCTCCATTCTTTGTAACGATCCTGTAATCCCTGTGGAAATTCTTCTTCCCTTCATCTGCACAAGCTTGTAATTCATCCCATACTAGTTTACGATCTTCAGGATGTATTATATTACCATAGAGTACCTTGCCGGATGTAAATTCTTCAAGTGAATATCCAAATTGAGTAATGTTATCTGAAACGAATTCAACAGGATAGTCCTCTTCATTTTTCCACCAGAACACAACGACCCTGCTGCTGTTAACGGCTGCCTCCATCTTGCTTATGAGTTCATAGGAATTCTGCAATTCCTTTGAATATATAGTAAGGGAATCAAGGATCTCGTTCAAACCTTTGGGTATTAAATTGAGATCAAGCTCAACATCAGTATTTGCTCTGGCATCAAAATCACCCCTTATAGCTGCTCCTGATATCTTCTTGAAGTCTGCTACGATCTCATCGATCCTGTTTGTAAATGAGGATGCTATGAAGAACGCCATTAATCCCATGAAAAAGATGGAGAATAAGTAAATGGAGACAAGGTCAGATCTTATGGAGTTAACACCTGCGAACATTTCCTCGGGAGGGACAACAAGTACAATTGCATAATTACCGGTTTTAATTGGCTCATAGAACATCACAACTTCTTTTGATGTAACCGGATCGATGGTGTCAATATGACCACCAACTCCGTTTTTTATATCTTCAGCAACAATAGCAATTTTTGGAACATCAAAATCATGGAGAGATGTTGTTCCTATCCATTCCTTGTTCACCGGGTGTGAAACTAGTGTTCCGTCGTTGCTGACCATGAACAGATAGCCTGTATTGAAGGCTGTTACGCTACTTACTGCTTCATCTACATAGTTTAATGATACATCAACACCGCCAATACCCACAAATTCCCCATTCCTTATAATAGGCGAATCATAGCTTACCATTAATGCTCCCTGATAAAGGTAAGGTTCTGTGATCACATTTGCTTTAAGTTCCTTTGGACCCTGGTAATATTCTGATATCTCATAGTCTACAAGAGGTTCAACACTGATAGGCCCATTTATCGTGTTCCAGTATGGCACAAATCTTCCGGTTTCATCATGCCCTTCTGTCATTACAAAATCAGCATCTCTTCCATCAAAGGCATTCGGTTCGAAACCAACATATGCTCCAATAAGGTGAGGGTTGTCCACCAGTAGCTGCTTGAGCATCTCATTTGTTTCATTACGATCTGCTGAATCATATTTTACCATAAGTGTGGCCAATGAATTTGCTATTGCCATGTTGGCCTTCATATCAGCATTGTACTCATGAGCAAAGCTTTTCGCATTCTGGATAGAATCATGGTATGCAAGCTGCTCTTCCTGTTCTGTAACTGTTGAAATTATAGTGATCGATGAAGCTGATAATATGAAGGAAATGCCTACGACTATATAGAGTACCAATTTAAATTTAAGTGAAAGGTCTTTCCATTGCATAGTCGGGCCACATCTATTTTTAATGATCGATCTTATTTGTTGGCAGGTCGTGAAAGTTCACGATAATATGAGAAGAGCTCTTTGCACCAATCAACTGCACTATCCTCAAATGTTATAATGTCCTGATGATCGTATCTCCCCTGGCTGTTAAAGAAACTGATATAGGTACATTTTTCAGTGACATTAAAAGTAGGCGCTTTGAACTCATCCTTGCAAACTAGAAAAGTCGTATTTCCAGATTCCAATATGGTGTTCATTTCCTCTTCATAGTCATTTTGCATTCTTTCAAATACAGAATCTGTAACTATCAGATCAAGAACTACTCCCCTGTTCGTTATATCTTTGTAGAATCTGGGAAAATCAGGATGGAAAAATGATACCATTGCACTCATTTCTTTTGAGTCATTGGTATTGTTTATCAGTTTTTCCGGGATCTCATACATGTGGTCCAGATCAGGCACAACAAGTTCGATATCTCCCAGATCACCTATATTGTTAAGAAGTTCTTCCGGAATTGAGCTCAGGTCACGGTCATCCCAGTAAAGATCAGATTTGTCAAAAACCTTCAACATACTGGAAAGAGGTTTCATGTTCTCGACTATAAGCCGTCCTATAGTTGTCAGTTCATAAATTCCAGTATCATCCTTATGAACAAGACCTGATTCACGGA
The DNA window shown above is from Methanococcoides methylutens and carries:
- a CDS encoding monomethylamine:corrinoid methyltransferase, whose product is MTFTKSVNCFDFYDRAQNGEKCTQDDWDLMTIPMKAMELKQKYNLDFGTEFVPTDKDQMERLFKAGFDMLLECGIFCTDTKRIVKYTEDELWDAINNPMPAFQLGTGRDAVQMKKREVGDKRKPIVQGGPTGSPISEEVFSAVHMSYALEKEVDTIVNGVMMTVRGKPPIPGSPYEVLAAKSETRIIKNAA
- a CDS encoding corrinoid protein, whose product is MGNQELFDKLKNAIVNQDINGCPAMTQEALDAGISAFDIINEALAPGMKIVGDNFEAATIYLPQIMMSAKAMKAAMEILEPVLAEEKTGEGVGMAVTFVQEGDIHDIGHRLVTTMLGANGFEIMDLGTDIPNEDVVEAIAKNKGKKMILVGSALMTTSMLGQKDVVRLLEEENLRGEVKIMFGGAPVTDEWIAECGADGTAENAAEAARVALELMSA
- a CDS encoding DUF4405 domain-containing protein produces the protein MNRTRINYIVDLILFLLFIIVAFTGFFMYLVIPEGIPQGRYQVYMGLTKATWTIIHNRSSILLTVFVAVHFILHWKWITCIKRNLFGKGKKRKDEYLCEEKSSDQFDS
- a CDS encoding response regulator, whose translation is MKSTRILVVEDEAIVAMVIKKRLMNLGYSVSGVAATGKDAITKVEGTFPDLVLMDIMLKGDMDGIEAADEIRKRFSIPVVYLTAHSDENTLERAKQTEPYGYILKPFTERDLSSNIEIAIHKHLKEKQKEISGRIE
- a CDS encoding histidine kinase dimerization/phosphoacceptor domain -containing protein — encoded protein: MQWKDLSLKFKLVLYIVVGISFILSASSITIISTVTEQEEQLAYHDSIQNAKSFAHEYNADMKANMAIANSLATLMVKYDSADRNETNEMLKQLLVDNPHLIGAYVGFEPNAFDGRDADFVMTEGHDETGRFVPYWNTINGPISVEPLVDYEISEYYQGPKELKANVITEPYLYQGALMVSYDSPIIRNGEFVGIGGVDVSLNYVDEAVSSVTAFNTGYLFMVSNDGTLVSHPVNKEWIGTTSLHDFDVPKIAIVAEDIKNGVGGHIDTIDPVTSKEVVMFYEPIKTGNYAIVLVVPPEEMFAGVNSIRSDLVSIYLFSIFFMGLMAFFIASSFTNRIDEIVADFKKISGAAIRGDFDARANTDVELDLNLIPKGLNEILDSLTIYSKELQNSYELISKMEAAVNSSRVVVFWWKNEEDYPVEFVSDNITQFGYSLEEFTSGKVLYGNIIHPEDRKLVWDELQACADEGKKNFHRDYRIVTKNGDVRWIHEDTYIQRDEGGNITYFQGTILDITERVEAEDSLKAMEEVRTKEIHHRIKNNLQVVSGMLYLESLKFKYQEVIDSFRDSENRVRSIALIHEKLYQSKDLVSLDFGDYIENLTDHLFHSYNVDKENVNLILNVEDVFLGMDTAVPLGIIINELTSNALQHAFGKGEQGDIEIDFQKDNDVFTLIISNTGTPFPESIDFKNTESLGLQLVTNLTSQVDGEIELDKTNGTKFKITFRENR
- a CDS encoding helix-turn-helix transcriptional regulator, whose amino-acid sequence is MALDLIETLFLSEKRENLLLLLLNGPTDIKKINSSLDVSSSSILPQIKKLRESGLVHKDDTGIYELTTIGRLIVENMKPLSSMLKVFDKSDLYWDDRDLSSIPEELLNNIGDLGDIELVVPDLDHMYEIPEKLINNTNDSKEMSAMVSFFHPDFPRFYKDITNRGVVLDLIVTDSVFERMQNDYEEEMNTILESGNTTFLVCKDEFKAPTFNVTEKCTYISFFNSQGRYDHQDIITFEDSAVDWCKELFSYYRELSRPANK